A genomic stretch from Capricornis sumatraensis isolate serow.1 chromosome 4, serow.2, whole genome shotgun sequence includes:
- the CASP3 gene encoding caspase-3 — MENTENSVDSKSIKTSETTILHGSKSVDSGISLEESYKMDYPEMGLCIIINNKNFHENTGMACRSGTDVDAANLRETFMSLKYEVRIKNDLTRKEMLELMSDVSKEDHSKRSSFICVLLSHGEEGVIFGTNGPVDLKKLASFFRGDCCRSLTGKPKLFIIQACRGTELDCGIETDSGSEDDMACQKIPVEADFLYAYSTAPGYYSWRNSKYGSWFIQALCEMLKKYAHKLELMHILTRVNRKVATEYESFSTDSAFHAKKQIPCIMSMLTKELYF; from the exons ATGGAGAACACTGAAAATTCAGTGGATTCAAAATCCATTAAAACTTCAGAGAC AACGATCTTACATGGAAGCAAATCAGTGGACTCCGGAATATCCTTGGAAGAGAGTTACAAAATGGATTATCCTGAAATGGGTTTAtgtataataattaataataagaaCTTCCACGAAAATACTG GCATGGCCTGTCGATCTGGTACAGACGTGGATGCAGCAAACCTCAGGGAAACCTTCATGAGCTTGAAATATGAAGTCAGGATTAAAAACGATCTTACACGTAAAGAAATGTTGGAATTAATGAGCGACg TTTCTAAAGAAGACCATAGCAAAAGGAGCAGTTTTATTTGCGTGCTTCTAAGCCATGGTGAAGAAGGAGTCATTTTTGGAACCAATGGACCCGTCGATCTGAAAAAATTAGCAAGTTTCTTCAGAGGGGACTGTTGTAGAAGTCTGACTGGAAAACCCAAACTTTTCATTATTCAG GCCTGCCGAGGCACAGAACTGGACTGTGGTATTGAGACAGACAGTGGTTCTGAGGACGACATGGCCTGTCAGAAAATACCAGTTGAGGCAGACTTCTTGTATGCATATTCTACAGCACCTG GTTACTATTCCTGGCGAAACTCAAAGTACGGATCCTGGTTCATCCAGGCTCTTTGTGAGATGCTGAAAAAGTACGCTCACAAGCTCGAGCTCATGCACATTCTTACTCGGGTTAACCGAAAGGTAGCGACAGAATATGAGTCCTTTTCCACCGATTCTGCTTTtcatgcaaagaaacagattcCTTGTATTATGTCTATGCtcacaaaagaactgtatttcTAA